A region from the Oreochromis niloticus isolate F11D_XX unplaced genomic scaffold, O_niloticus_UMD_NMBU tig00007935_pilon, whole genome shotgun sequence genome encodes:
- the LOC109197989 gene encoding uncharacterized protein LOC109197989 isoform X1 has protein sequence MQKNANPNPRAKNPGPNRGPVPHQPNAHFKPNNGPGQHWQNPRFLPKQGPVPHQPHPHHNTNDGPSQPQPHLTPNDGSRPYNETDELGALRFHLQEAQNMCKTNFYKMTAANHKAAAAKTQNDWVRFQLQCCRGNAQKTILELQTQLEESRRKTPDENFTPEVSEAPAEDSSTAVTAAELSLDASTQTAEAPHTDSTDVKTDREAELEIQCKNSKKRSNNSVSSSSKLKRI, from the exons ATGCAGAAAAATGCAAACCCAAACCCCAGAGCCAAAAACCCTGGACCCAATCGAGGGCCTGTGCCAC ATCAGCCCAATGCCCACTTTAAACCCAATAATGGGCCTGGGCAACATTGGCAAAATCCACGGTTTTTGCCAAAACAAGGGCCTGTGCCACATCAGCCCCATCCTCACCATAACACCAACGATGGGCCATCTCAGCCACAGCCTCACTTAACACCAAATGATGGCAGTCGTCCATACAATGAGACTGATGAACTGGGTGCGCTGAGATTCCACCTGCAGGAGGCTCAGAACATGTGCAAAACCAATTTTTATAAAATGACAGCTGCAAACCACAAAGCTGCTGCAGCTAAAACTCAGAATGATTGGGTTCGCTTTCAGCTACAGTGCTGCAGAGGAAACGCTCAAAAAACCATCCTTGAGCtccaaacacagctggaagagTCTCGTAGAAAGACACCCGATGAGAACTTCACCCCTGAGGTGAGTGAGGCTCCTGCTGAagacagcagcacagctgtcACAGCTGCAGAGCTGAGTTTGGACGCTTCAACACAAACTGCAGAAGCTCCACACACAGACTCTACAGATGTGAAAACTGATCGAGAAGCTGAGTTGGAGATCCAGTGCAAAAACAGCAAGAAGAGATCGAACAACTCCGTGAGCAGCTCCTCAAAACTCAAAAGAATCTAG
- the LOC109197989 gene encoding uncharacterized protein LOC109197989 isoform X2, producing the protein MQKNANPNPRAKNPGPNRGPWPHQPNAHFKPNNGPGQHWQNPRFLPKQGPVPHQPHPHHNTNDGPSQPQPHLTPNDGSRPYNETDELGALRFHLQEAQNMCKTNFYKMTAANHKAAAAKTQNDWVRFQLQCCRGNAQKTILELQTQLEESRRKTPDENFTPEVSEAPAEDSSTAVTAAELSLDASTQTAEAPHTDSTDVKTDREAELEIQCKNSKKRSNNSVSSSSKLKRI; encoded by the exons ATGCAGAAAAATGCAAACCCAAACCCCAGAGCCAAAAACCCTGGACCCAATCGAG GGCCTTGGCCACATCAGCCCAATGCCCACTTTAAACCCAATAATGGGCCTGGGCAACATTGGCAAAATCCACGGTTTTTGCCAAAACAAGGGCCTGTGCCACATCAGCCCCATCCTCACCATAACACCAACGATGGGCCATCTCAGCCACAGCCTCACTTAACACCAAATGATGGCAGTCGTCCATACAATGAGACTGATGAACTGGGTGCGCTGAGATTCCACCTGCAGGAGGCTCAGAACATGTGCAAAACCAATTTTTATAAAATGACAGCTGCAAACCACAAAGCTGCTGCAGCTAAAACTCAGAATGATTGGGTTCGCTTTCAGCTACAGTGCTGCAGAGGAAACGCTCAAAAAACCATCCTTGAGCtccaaacacagctggaagagTCTCGTAGAAAGACACCCGATGAGAACTTCACCCCTGAGGTGAGTGAGGCTCCTGCTGAagacagcagcacagctgtcACAGCTGCAGAGCTGAGTTTGGACGCTTCAACACAAACTGCAGAAGCTCCACACACAGACTCTACAGATGTGAAAACTGATCGAGAAGCTGAGTTGGAGATCCAGTGCAAAAACAGCAAGAAGAGATCGAACAACTCCGTGAGCAGCTCCTCAAAACTCAAAAGAATCTAG